A portion of the Edaphobacter bradus genome contains these proteins:
- a CDS encoding chemotaxis protein CheA, translated as MDDLTKEFIAESQEGLDRMERCLTELETRPEESERLVGEIFRAVHTIKGTTGFLGFERLEKLAHAGEHLLGSLRDGRLKVSSELISGLLRLQDGLRGILSLIEETGGEGQRSSEEDGELIAELAMLNSEGDAGVAVHAEAAVPAGEVAGKASGVAALSGAGMSDKTLRIDVDVLNRMMNLVGELVLTRNQMLQSGTGAMNFPELARRLDSVTADLRETVMQARMQPVGNLFAKFPRMVRDLARTCGRSVRVEFSGQETGLDKSLLEAIKDPLTHAVRNAVDHGIEQPEVRMAAGKPVEGCLRLRAFHQSGSVVIEVADDGAGIAIERVLAKAVERGLVTEDHAAGMSEREALQLIFLPGFSTAAAVTNVSGRGVGMDVVRANVEKVGGSVEIESKVGVGTTLRLRVPLTLAIVPALVVRSGGQSFALPQTALVELVYVPAREAEQAVERVGTSEVYRLRERLLPVVWLERLLELEAVRGEESHGFYMAVLEAEGCRYGLVVDDLLAPEEIVVKPLSAVLREIGLFSGATVLGNGTLALILDIGAVAARAGVKPMEEEETEAENVEVQAEEEEASFLVFEDRARERTALPLDAVERIESVPLEQIEYARGRTLLQYRGELLPLSDDGHVLEELEAGAKDGAATVLICGDAGRGGRKRMGVVVRRVLDVSPGSRLEKDEATGEMELALVKEKLTTVHREFVEDVEPELEEVA; from the coding sequence GTGGACGACCTGACGAAAGAATTCATTGCAGAGAGCCAGGAAGGGCTGGACCGGATGGAACGGTGCCTGACTGAGCTCGAGACTCGGCCTGAAGAGAGTGAGCGTCTGGTAGGAGAGATCTTCCGCGCGGTGCACACGATCAAGGGCACGACGGGGTTTCTGGGCTTCGAGCGGCTTGAGAAGCTGGCTCATGCGGGCGAGCATCTGCTGGGCTCGCTGCGCGACGGCAGGCTGAAGGTATCGTCGGAGCTGATTAGCGGGCTGCTGCGGCTGCAGGATGGGCTGCGAGGGATCCTGAGCCTGATCGAGGAGACGGGCGGCGAAGGGCAGCGGTCGAGCGAAGAGGACGGCGAGCTGATCGCCGAGCTGGCGATGCTGAACAGCGAGGGCGATGCAGGAGTTGCGGTTCATGCCGAGGCAGCGGTGCCGGCAGGAGAGGTTGCTGGCAAGGCGTCTGGAGTTGCTGCGCTGTCCGGTGCGGGAATGAGCGACAAGACGCTGCGCATCGATGTGGATGTGCTGAACCGGATGATGAACCTTGTCGGCGAGCTGGTGCTGACGCGGAACCAGATGCTGCAGAGCGGCACGGGAGCGATGAACTTTCCGGAGCTGGCGCGGCGGCTGGACAGCGTGACGGCAGACCTGCGCGAGACGGTGATGCAGGCGCGGATGCAGCCAGTAGGGAATCTGTTTGCGAAGTTTCCGCGGATGGTGCGCGACCTGGCGCGGACGTGCGGGCGCAGTGTGAGGGTCGAGTTCTCGGGGCAGGAGACGGGGCTGGATAAGAGTCTGCTAGAGGCGATCAAGGACCCGCTGACGCACGCGGTGCGGAATGCGGTGGACCATGGGATCGAGCAGCCTGAGGTGCGCATGGCTGCGGGCAAGCCCGTGGAGGGATGCCTGCGGCTGCGAGCATTTCATCAGAGCGGGTCGGTGGTGATTGAGGTCGCGGATGACGGCGCCGGGATTGCGATTGAGCGCGTGTTGGCGAAGGCTGTCGAGCGCGGGCTGGTGACGGAGGACCATGCCGCGGGGATGAGCGAGCGCGAGGCGCTGCAGCTGATCTTTCTGCCGGGGTTTTCGACGGCGGCGGCGGTCACGAATGTCTCCGGGCGCGGCGTGGGGATGGATGTGGTTCGCGCGAATGTGGAGAAGGTGGGCGGAAGCGTCGAGATTGAGTCGAAGGTGGGCGTGGGGACGACACTGCGGCTGCGGGTTCCGCTGACGCTGGCAATTGTTCCGGCACTGGTAGTGCGCAGCGGAGGGCAGAGCTTTGCGCTGCCGCAGACGGCGCTGGTGGAGCTGGTGTATGTTCCGGCGCGTGAGGCGGAGCAGGCTGTGGAGCGCGTGGGCACGTCGGAGGTGTACAGGCTGCGCGAGCGGCTGCTGCCGGTGGTGTGGCTGGAGCGGCTGCTGGAGCTGGAGGCTGTGAGGGGCGAGGAGTCACATGGGTTCTACATGGCGGTGCTCGAGGCCGAGGGCTGCCGGTATGGGCTGGTGGTGGACGACCTGCTGGCTCCGGAAGAGATTGTGGTGAAGCCGTTGTCGGCAGTGTTGCGAGAGATCGGATTGTTCTCGGGCGCGACGGTGCTGGGCAATGGGACGCTGGCGCTGATTCTGGATATTGGCGCAGTTGCGGCTCGGGCTGGTGTGAAGCCGATGGAGGAAGAGGAGACGGAGGCCGAGAACGTGGAGGTGCAGGCGGAGGAAGAAGAGGCTTCGTTCCTGGTCTTCGAGGACCGCGCGCGAGAGCGTACTGCGCTGCCGCTGGATGCTGTCGAGCGGATTGAGAGCGTTCCGCTGGAGCAGATCGAGTACGCGAGAGGAAGGACGCTGCTACAGTATCGCGGCGAGCTGCTGCCGCTGAGCGATGACGGCCACGTGCTCGAAGAGCTGGAGGCAGGCGCGAAGGACGGCGCGGCGACGGTGCTGATCTGCGGGGATGCGGGCAGAGGCGGACGAAAACGGATGGGTGTCGTGGTGAGGCGCGTGCTGGATGTCTCGCCGGGGTCGCGGCTCGAGAAGGACGAGGCGACCGGCGAGATGGAGCTGGCGCTGGTGAAGGAGAAGTTGACGACGGTGCATCGGGAGTTCGTTGAAGACGTTGAGCCGGAACTGGAGGAGGTTGCGTGA
- a CDS encoding chemotaxis protein CheW: MKKAGKKKAKSKVGGVPQGEMSHEAALEAIRDEEDAVSLCSLFVGEQSFGIDTRRIGEVLGGRELQRVPMAPAFIGGVVPYRGEVLTTVNFRALLGLTEKAETNCVLVLEDEDASQRFGLVVDAVGGVVTVSRKMLEANPSTLDARGKWLFDGAYKMPSGLMVQLDPLRLRPSRLAETEMFRQGTASGGAA; this comes from the coding sequence GTGAAGAAGGCTGGGAAGAAGAAGGCGAAGAGCAAGGTGGGGGGCGTGCCTCAGGGTGAGATGAGTCATGAGGCGGCGCTCGAGGCCATAAGAGACGAGGAGGACGCTGTCTCGCTGTGCTCGCTGTTTGTAGGCGAGCAGAGCTTTGGGATCGATACCAGGAGGATCGGCGAGGTGCTGGGCGGGCGGGAGCTGCAAAGGGTTCCGATGGCTCCGGCGTTCATTGGCGGTGTCGTGCCCTATCGCGGGGAGGTTCTGACGACGGTGAACTTTCGCGCACTGCTGGGGCTGACGGAGAAGGCAGAGACGAACTGCGTGCTGGTGCTGGAGGACGAGGATGCTTCGCAGCGGTTCGGGCTGGTGGTGGACGCTGTGGGAGGTGTGGTGACGGTGAGCCGGAAGATGCTGGAGGCGAATCCGAGCACGTTGGACGCGCGGGGAAAGTGGTTGTTTGACGGCGCGTACAAGATGCCATCGGGGTTGATGGTGCAGCTCGATCCGCTGCGGCTGCGTCCTTCGCGGCTGGCCGAGACGGAGATGTTTAGGCAAGGGACAGCGAGTGGAGGTGCGGCATGA
- a CDS encoding response regulator — MRALIVDDSSFIREYLRALLQRMGVTCVEAVDGRDALSVLTDAEAFDLMLLDVNMPGMSGLECVKALRDAQMWPGMKVMMVTTEADHSFVLAALDNGADEFLMKPFTPESLREKMSLLGLAA; from the coding sequence ATGAGGGCGCTGATTGTCGATGATTCGAGCTTCATTCGGGAGTATCTGAGGGCGCTGCTGCAGCGGATGGGAGTGACGTGCGTGGAGGCAGTGGATGGGCGCGACGCGCTTTCGGTGCTGACGGACGCAGAGGCGTTCGATCTGATGCTGCTGGATGTGAATATGCCGGGCATGAGCGGGCTGGAGTGCGTGAAGGCTCTCCGCGATGCTCAGATGTGGCCGGGGATGAAGGTGATGATGGTGACGACGGAGGCGGACCACTCGTTCGTCCTGGCCGCGCTGGACAACGGAGCCGATGAGTTTCTGATGAAGCCGTTCACGCCGGAGAGCCTGCGCGAGAAGATGTCGTTGCTGGGCCTCGCTGCTTAG
- a CDS encoding protein-glutamate methylesterase/protein-glutamine glutaminase: MRMRMERPLRVLAVDDSAVMRGIMRSLFEAHALGGGGELPRMELCGVARDGVECLERLAELRPDVLVLDLEMPRMDGLEVLERLQWEGPQVPVIMCSSHTEHGARSTLEALARGASDYVMKPTGQRDFASAMASLAQQLLPRIAALAKGSRGEGAAGSGAPRKARYGDRRTGAPVEAVVIGLSTGGPSALEQLLPNLPADFPVPVLIVQHMPKLFTGALAERLDRCCALRVEQAYEGAAVRPGKVWLAPGDSHMEVAPMGTGFSLDARSAAKGRVRLHQREPLNHCRPSVDYLFHSAARLYGAGTLALMMTGMGSDGLDGARAVHERGGVVLAQDEATSAVWGMPGRVAEAGIANATLPLGALAGELKLRVAAGRTVGEMSGVHAAGTGSWQEVANGLL; the protein is encoded by the coding sequence ATGAGGATGAGGATGGAGCGGCCGCTGCGGGTGCTTGCGGTGGACGATTCGGCGGTGATGCGGGGGATTATGCGGAGCCTGTTTGAGGCACATGCGCTGGGCGGCGGAGGCGAACTGCCGCGGATGGAGCTGTGCGGAGTGGCGCGCGATGGCGTGGAGTGCCTGGAGAGGCTGGCGGAGCTTCGTCCGGATGTTTTGGTGCTGGACCTCGAGATGCCGCGGATGGACGGGCTGGAGGTGCTGGAACGGCTGCAGTGGGAGGGCCCCCAGGTTCCGGTGATCATGTGCAGTTCGCATACGGAGCATGGAGCGCGATCGACGCTGGAGGCTCTGGCCCGCGGGGCGTCGGACTATGTGATGAAGCCGACGGGGCAGAGAGACTTCGCGTCGGCGATGGCGTCGCTGGCTCAGCAGCTGCTGCCGCGGATTGCGGCGCTGGCGAAGGGGAGCCGAGGCGAAGGCGCGGCGGGAAGTGGAGCGCCGAGGAAGGCTCGCTATGGCGACAGGCGCACGGGCGCTCCAGTTGAGGCAGTGGTGATTGGACTCTCGACGGGAGGGCCTTCGGCGCTGGAACAGCTGCTGCCGAACCTGCCTGCAGACTTTCCTGTTCCTGTGCTGATTGTGCAGCACATGCCGAAGCTGTTTACGGGAGCGCTGGCGGAGCGACTGGACCGCTGTTGCGCGCTGCGCGTGGAGCAGGCGTATGAGGGAGCGGCAGTTCGTCCGGGGAAGGTGTGGCTGGCCCCGGGAGACTCGCACATGGAGGTGGCGCCGATGGGGACGGGGTTCAGCCTGGACGCGAGGAGCGCGGCGAAGGGAAGGGTGAGGTTGCATCAGCGGGAGCCGCTGAATCACTGCAGGCCTTCTGTTGATTACCTGTTTCACTCAGCGGCGAGGCTGTATGGAGCGGGAACGCTGGCGCTGATGATGACGGGGATGGGCTCGGATGGGCTGGATGGAGCGCGGGCCGTCCATGAACGCGGAGGCGTAGTACTGGCGCAGGATGAGGCGACGTCGGCGGTGTGGGGGATGCCGGGACGCGTGGCGGAGGCGGGGATTGCGAATGCGACGCTTCCGTTGGGAGCGTTGGCGGGCGAGCTGAAGCTGCGGGTTGCGGCGGGAAGAACGGTGGGAGAGATGTCGGGTGTTCATGCTGCGGGAACGGGTTCGTGGCAGGAGGTTGCGAATGGCCTGCTCTGA
- a CDS encoding CheR family methyltransferase produces MACSEADYAYLREVVRLQSANLIDPSRNALFDTRLAPVARLAGVSNLEGLVSLLKEDRPAHLQRAVAEAMTINETSFFRDPKTFAMLSEEILPRLIEERAGAKRLRIWSAASSTGQEAYSVAMTLAEKFPGLAGWDVKVVGTDISRQVVEYAKSARYRRLEVNRGLPARMLVKYFERHEEEWEVCARVRQMCEFHVVNLCAPLPKLPVFDLVLLRNVLLYFPQQDRRTVFGQVHQQVARDGYLMLGNAEQAEDSTNLFEVEFAAQCYYYRPVVKR; encoded by the coding sequence ATGGCCTGCTCTGAGGCGGACTACGCGTATCTTCGCGAGGTGGTGCGGCTGCAGTCGGCTAATCTGATCGATCCTTCGCGCAATGCGCTCTTCGATACGAGGCTGGCGCCGGTCGCAAGGCTGGCGGGGGTTTCGAACCTTGAAGGGCTGGTGAGCCTGTTGAAGGAAGACAGACCGGCGCATCTGCAGCGCGCGGTGGCCGAGGCGATGACGATCAATGAGACGAGCTTCTTTCGCGATCCGAAGACGTTTGCGATGCTGAGCGAGGAGATTCTGCCGCGATTGATTGAAGAGCGCGCAGGGGCGAAAAGGTTGCGGATCTGGAGCGCAGCGAGTTCAACGGGACAGGAGGCGTACAGCGTGGCGATGACGCTGGCGGAGAAGTTTCCGGGGCTCGCGGGGTGGGACGTGAAGGTCGTCGGAACGGACATCTCGCGGCAGGTGGTGGAGTATGCGAAGAGTGCGCGGTATCGGCGGCTGGAGGTGAACCGCGGGCTGCCGGCACGGATGCTGGTGAAGTACTTTGAGCGGCACGAGGAGGAGTGGGAGGTCTGCGCGCGGGTACGGCAGATGTGCGAGTTTCATGTGGTGAATCTGTGTGCGCCGCTGCCGAAGCTGCCGGTCTTCGACCTGGTGCTGTTGAGGAATGTGCTGCTGTATTTTCCGCAGCAGGACCGGAGGACGGTCTTTGGGCAGGTGCACCAGCAGGTGGCGCGGGATGGATACCTAATGCTGGGGAACGCGGAGCAGGCGGAGGATTCGACGAACCTATTTGAAGTGGAGTTTGCGGCGCAGTGTTACTACTATCGGCCCGTGGTGAAACGCTGA
- a CDS encoding Lhr family helicase, translating into MVAKKGAAKAERGGVSASDGALTLFHPITARWFRETLGVPTLPQLEGWPAIAKGESTLILAPTGTGKTLAAFLWCLDKLMMHGPAEAERGCRVVYVSPLKALAVDVEKNLRVPLAGIAEMAGREGVAVRVPEISVRTGDTPQRERAKFRRHPGEILITTPESLYLLLTSGAGEGLRSVETVIVDEIHALVPTKRGAHLALSMERLEALTGRRVQRIGLSATQRPLEEVARFLGGASQRVSKSASQRSEAAALADVAGEDEAAESAVRFRPVTVVNAGARKRLELRVEVPVEDMARLGEAEAQHGAAESQGRKQTSLWQSIYPRLLEIVRERTSTLIFVNARRVAERLAGALNDLAGEPLARAHHGSLAAAQRSEIEEMLKEGRIKALVATSSLELGIDMGAIDLVVQIEAPPSVASGMQRIGRAGHQVGAPSNGVIFPKYRADLIACAAVTRAMHEGHVESTRFLRNPLDVLAQQMVAIVAHPPLGEAGRWRGGEEDDGPGIGYEELLALMRGAAPFAGLSQAVFDGVLDMLAGRYPSDEFAELRPRITWDRTKNWLTPRSGVKRIAILNGGTIPDRGMYGVFLAGERAKPVRVGELDEEMVFESKVGEVFVLGASAWRIEEIHHDRVLVSPAPGEAGKMPFWHGDRAGRPIEFGRRIGALVREMREVPRGVAVTRLTEEHDLDPVAAENVLRYLADQELATVEVPDDRNVVIERVRDELGFWRVCVLTPFGSRVHTPWAVAAAAKVRESGGPEVETMWSEDGFVLRFPETDEPPAVGSLLMEPAEAADLVLKQLGSTALFAAKFRESAARALLLPRRRADGRSPLWQQRKRAYDLLSVASRYASFPILLEAYRECMRDVFDMPALMEVLRLIGARTLRVHTVDSKTPSPFASALLFSYVANYIYDGDAPLAERRAQVLAIDQDQLRELMGDADLRELLDLGAIEETEEQLQGLMENAKARTMDGVHDLLLRLGDLSQEELRARCVSDAVAESVTRLLKVRRVVEVSIAGQSRLIAVEDAARYRDGVGVRLPQGLPEVFLESASDALVDVVRRYGRTHGPFTAQQGAARFGVSVERVEAVLERLVQAGRVVEGGFRPDGVHREWCDDEVLRTIRRKSLARLRKEVEPVEQRTLVRLLTRWQGVVQPRRGLDALLDAIENLQGAAVPASILETEILPARLAAYQPSDLDMLIAAGEVIWAGLEPLGEHDGRIGLYLAEKLPALWPVGRAVDERALTEREAAVVAYLKARGASFFQEIHEGVGGGYPGETLDALWELVWKGFVTNDGMAALRAYCERPSASRPARRVHQQGTAFRSRRTTPPAGQGRWALNAAAFDVARSATEWSHAIAQQLLQRYGVVFRETAHAENLPGGFSAVYDVLKAMEESGKVRRGYFAAELGATQFALPSAVELLRSLRTQREGERREMLQLAATDPANPYGALLRWPDAVSPLTRSVGARVILCDGALVAYLRRGNPNVQVFLPEEEPQRGQVARALAEFFVKGVQERSEEGDTHAGMLIVTVNGLPVREHPLASFLLEAGFSAAPMGFNVRKKLPSLRG; encoded by the coding sequence ATGGTGGCGAAGAAGGGCGCGGCGAAGGCTGAGCGGGGTGGTGTGTCCGCGAGCGACGGCGCGCTGACGCTATTTCATCCGATTACGGCGCGGTGGTTTCGCGAGACGCTTGGGGTGCCGACGCTGCCGCAGTTGGAGGGGTGGCCAGCGATCGCCAAGGGCGAGTCGACGCTGATTCTTGCACCGACGGGGACAGGCAAGACCCTTGCGGCGTTTCTGTGGTGCCTCGATAAGTTGATGATGCATGGGCCTGCGGAGGCGGAGCGTGGATGCAGGGTGGTGTATGTGTCTCCCCTGAAGGCGCTGGCGGTGGATGTGGAGAAGAACCTTCGAGTTCCGCTGGCGGGGATTGCGGAGATGGCCGGGCGCGAAGGAGTTGCGGTGCGCGTGCCGGAGATCAGCGTGCGGACCGGGGATACTCCGCAGAGGGAACGGGCAAAGTTTCGCAGGCATCCGGGGGAGATTCTGATTACGACGCCGGAGAGTTTGTACCTGCTGCTGACCTCGGGGGCGGGCGAGGGGCTGCGGTCGGTGGAGACGGTGATCGTGGATGAGATTCATGCGCTGGTCCCGACGAAGCGCGGGGCGCATCTGGCGTTGTCGATGGAGCGGCTGGAGGCGTTGACGGGGCGGCGGGTGCAGCGGATCGGGTTGTCGGCGACGCAGCGGCCGCTGGAGGAGGTGGCGCGGTTTCTCGGTGGAGCGAGTCAGCGAGTCAGCAAGTCAGCGAGTCAGCGGAGCGAGGCAGCGGCTTTGGCGGATGTGGCTGGTGAGGACGAAGCGGCTGAGTCGGCGGTGCGGTTTCGGCCCGTGACGGTGGTGAATGCGGGGGCGCGGAAGAGGCTGGAGCTGCGGGTGGAGGTTCCGGTAGAGGACATGGCTCGGCTGGGCGAGGCGGAGGCGCAGCATGGAGCGGCGGAGTCGCAGGGAAGGAAGCAGACTTCGCTGTGGCAGTCGATCTATCCGCGGTTGCTGGAGATTGTTCGTGAGCGGACTTCGACGCTGATCTTTGTGAATGCGAGGAGAGTGGCGGAGAGGCTGGCAGGGGCGTTGAATGATCTGGCGGGCGAGCCGCTGGCTAGGGCGCATCATGGGTCGCTGGCGGCAGCGCAGCGCAGCGAGATTGAGGAGATGCTAAAGGAGGGCAGGATCAAGGCGCTGGTGGCGACCTCGTCGCTGGAACTGGGGATCGATATGGGAGCGATCGATCTTGTGGTGCAGATTGAGGCTCCGCCGTCGGTGGCGAGCGGGATGCAGCGTATCGGGCGAGCGGGGCACCAGGTGGGCGCGCCGTCGAATGGGGTGATCTTTCCGAAGTACAGGGCGGACCTGATTGCATGCGCGGCGGTGACGCGGGCGATGCATGAGGGGCATGTGGAGTCGACGCGGTTTTTGCGGAACCCGCTGGATGTGCTGGCCCAGCAGATGGTGGCGATTGTGGCGCATCCTCCCCTCGGGGAGGCGGGAAGGTGGCGTGGCGGTGAGGAAGACGATGGGCCGGGGATTGGGTATGAGGAGTTGCTGGCGTTGATGCGTGGTGCGGCCCCATTTGCGGGGTTGAGCCAGGCGGTGTTCGACGGTGTGCTGGATATGCTGGCGGGGCGGTATCCGTCGGACGAGTTTGCGGAGCTGCGGCCGCGGATTACGTGGGACAGGACGAAGAACTGGCTGACGCCGCGCTCGGGAGTGAAGCGGATCGCGATTCTGAATGGTGGGACGATTCCGGATCGCGGGATGTATGGGGTGTTTCTTGCGGGAGAGCGCGCGAAGCCGGTGCGCGTGGGCGAGCTGGATGAGGAGATGGTGTTTGAGAGCAAGGTGGGCGAGGTCTTCGTGCTGGGGGCTTCGGCGTGGCGGATCGAGGAGATTCATCATGACCGCGTGCTGGTGTCTCCGGCGCCGGGCGAGGCGGGGAAGATGCCGTTCTGGCATGGAGACAGGGCGGGGAGGCCGATTGAGTTCGGCCGGAGGATCGGCGCGTTGGTGCGGGAGATGCGTGAGGTCCCGCGCGGAGTGGCGGTGACGAGGCTGACGGAGGAGCACGATCTCGACCCAGTAGCGGCGGAGAATGTGCTGCGGTATCTGGCGGACCAGGAGCTGGCAACGGTGGAGGTTCCGGATGACCGCAATGTTGTGATCGAGCGCGTGCGCGATGAGCTGGGATTCTGGAGGGTGTGCGTGCTGACACCGTTCGGCAGCAGAGTGCATACACCGTGGGCGGTAGCGGCGGCTGCGAAGGTTCGCGAGAGCGGTGGGCCCGAAGTGGAGACGATGTGGAGCGAGGATGGGTTCGTGCTGCGGTTTCCGGAGACGGACGAGCCGCCTGCGGTTGGGTCGTTGCTGATGGAGCCTGCAGAGGCGGCGGATCTGGTTCTAAAACAACTTGGCTCGACGGCGTTGTTTGCGGCGAAGTTTCGCGAGAGCGCGGCGCGCGCGTTGTTGTTGCCGAGGCGGAGGGCGGATGGGAGGAGTCCGCTGTGGCAGCAGAGGAAGCGGGCGTATGACCTGCTGAGCGTGGCGAGCCGCTATGCTTCATTTCCGATTCTGCTGGAGGCTTACAGGGAGTGCATGCGCGATGTCTTCGACATGCCGGCGTTGATGGAGGTGCTGCGGCTGATCGGAGCGCGGACCCTGCGGGTGCATACGGTGGACTCGAAGACGCCGAGCCCGTTTGCTTCGGCGCTGCTGTTCAGCTATGTGGCGAACTACATCTATGACGGCGATGCTCCGCTGGCGGAGAGACGGGCGCAGGTGCTGGCGATCGACCAGGACCAGTTGCGCGAGTTGATGGGCGATGCGGACCTGCGGGAGCTGCTCGATCTCGGGGCGATCGAAGAGACCGAGGAGCAGTTGCAGGGACTGATGGAGAATGCGAAGGCGCGGACGATGGATGGCGTGCACGATCTACTGCTGCGGCTGGGCGATCTGTCGCAGGAGGAGCTTCGGGCGCGGTGTGTGAGCGATGCGGTTGCGGAGAGTGTGACTCGGCTGCTGAAGGTTCGGCGCGTTGTGGAGGTTTCGATTGCAGGGCAGAGCCGGCTGATTGCGGTGGAGGATGCGGCGCGGTATCGCGATGGGGTGGGAGTGCGGCTGCCGCAAGGGTTGCCGGAGGTGTTTCTGGAGTCTGCCTCTGATGCGCTGGTGGATGTGGTGCGGCGTTACGGGCGGACGCATGGGCCGTTTACGGCGCAGCAGGGGGCGGCGAGGTTCGGGGTGTCGGTGGAGAGGGTGGAGGCTGTGCTGGAGCGGCTGGTGCAGGCGGGGCGCGTGGTGGAGGGAGGCTTCCGGCCGGACGGCGTGCATCGCGAGTGGTGTGACGATGAGGTACTGCGGACGATTCGGCGGAAGAGCCTGGCGCGGCTGCGCAAGGAGGTTGAGCCGGTTGAGCAGAGGACGCTGGTGAGGCTGCTGACGCGGTGGCAGGGCGTGGTGCAGCCGCGCCGCGGACTGGACGCTCTGCTGGATGCGATCGAGAATCTGCAGGGGGCCGCTGTGCCGGCTTCGATTCTGGAGACGGAGATTCTGCCGGCGCGGCTAGCGGCGTATCAACCCAGCGATCTGGATATGCTGATCGCCGCTGGCGAAGTGATCTGGGCGGGGCTCGAGCCGCTGGGCGAGCACGATGGGCGGATTGGGTTGTATCTGGCGGAGAAGCTTCCGGCGCTTTGGCCGGTTGGACGCGCGGTTGATGAACGGGCACTGACGGAGCGCGAGGCGGCGGTGGTTGCGTATTTGAAGGCGCGAGGGGCTTCGTTCTTTCAGGAGATTCATGAGGGAGTTGGAGGAGGGTATCCGGGCGAGACGCTGGATGCTCTGTGGGAGCTCGTGTGGAAAGGATTTGTAACGAACGATGGGATGGCGGCGCTGCGGGCTTATTGTGAGCGGCCTTCGGCGAGCCGGCCGGCGCGCAGGGTGCACCAGCAGGGAACGGCGTTCCGGTCGCGCCGGACGACCCCTCCAGCGGGGCAGGGCCGGTGGGCGCTGAATGCAGCGGCGTTTGATGTAGCCCGTTCAGCGACGGAGTGGAGTCATGCGATCGCGCAGCAACTTCTGCAACGGTATGGCGTGGTGTTTCGCGAGACGGCGCATGCGGAGAATCTGCCGGGAGGGTTTTCGGCGGTGTATGACGTGCTGAAGGCGATGGAGGAGAGCGGGAAGGTTCGGCGCGGTTATTTTGCGGCGGAGTTGGGGGCGACTCAGTTTGCGCTGCCGTCGGCGGTGGAGTTGCTGCGCTCGTTGCGGACGCAGAGAGAGGGCGAGAGGCGGGAGATGCTGCAGTTGGCGGCCACGGACCCGGCGAATCCGTATGGGGCGCTGCTGCGATGGCCGGATGCTGTGTCGCCGCTGACGCGGAGCGTGGGGGCGCGGGTGATCCTGTGCGATGGAGCGCTGGTGGCGTATCTGCGCAGGGGGAATCCGAATGTGCAGGTGTTTCTGCCGGAGGAGGAGCCGCAGCGCGGGCAGGTGGCGAGGGCGCTGGCGGAGTTTTTCGTGAAGGGTGTGCAAGAGCGGAGCGAGGAGGGAGACACGCACGCGGGGATGCTGATCGTCACGGTGAACGGACTGCCGGTGCGGGAGCATCCGCTGGCGAGCTTTTTGCTGGAGGCTGGTTTTTCGGCTGCTCCGATGGGCTTCAACGTGAGGAAGAAGCTGCCGTCATTGCGAGGTTAA